The Harmonia axyridis chromosome 3, icHarAxyr1.1, whole genome shotgun sequence nucleotide sequence gaaatttgaagtttttgtACTTTTAAACACAAAATCGATCgtgaattattagttttttattgaattttacttgaattgaattttgacgacgctattaacatgaaaagcaaaaggcttgaaattgttactCTTAATATACACCCAAAATTCCAACCCGATGATATCTGTTATGACTGAAATGTTaggatttctttttcaatattcatttttaattttcgatagTTCTTATAGTAGGTACATGGGGACATGTTTTTCTGAAAAGTGGACGTCTGACATCAAAATCAAAAGTCACATAGAACAGGCTAGGTAGACGTTCCAAAAGTTCAGGAGTGTATGAGCTGCTCGGACTTTGATCTAAAGTTGAGATTGAGATTCAATTTGTGATATATGTTACGCGTGATCGGTACTGCTTTATGGAGTGGACTTTGAAAATGAATGCAGTAAACAAACTTGAAGCTCGTAATGTGGACTCATCGCAGAGTATCAAAAATTCCCTGGATGTTtctttttgagatttttgactgaCTCAACTTGAAAAAACTCACCCGGTATACggttcctgaattggagattggagagaaaaaaggaTCCCATGAacaaattcaatgtttttttaagatttttctcatagcactttTCCTTCTCAAGATATTGAACTTAAATTTGCCATAGATAttcattccaatttaaagtttgcCTCATGTCCTGATTTTTTATGCAAATAATCTAATAATCtgatttttctggaacagtggccgcttctttccttcagaacttttttttggtaaaccactggtagtttaaaaaaacgTAAAAAGTGTATTTAGTCTAGTACTATACTTTTTGTTGattctgctaccgatttcgagagaaaaatttcaaacaattctctagtaatcctccggaaaatccaaatttttatgaagatccagttgaTAAgctataagttttgatactttaTTGATAAATTACAAAAGAAATCTTTCCTTTTtctttatacctccaattttgAAAGACCCTGTTTTAATAATATTATTGTGTAATTATTGGTCACAaactaataatatttttcagagCTCAAGTACAGACTTCcgcgaatttttttttaactacaGCCTTGATGTACTAGTTTTTTGCCCAGTATCGATCTTAACGCGACATTTGAGATCCGAAACTACTCTGAAACTTTATTTCACTATTATAAATTCTAGGAGACGAAACCTGTAAAATATCATGATGAATTTTCATATCGATATAGATATTCTGCTTCTACTTATCATTTCTTATCCGAACTATAAAGATCAgaaaaactaaatttgataaaatcttAACCACAATTTGCGGTATTTAATTGATAACGTTTGAATAAATGATTCGACTACTATGCATTTCATAATAAATTCATCATCATTCGACCTAATTTCATTGTATAGAGTTCTCCCTGAAACTCGAAAGATGAGTAGGTacacaattttattattattattattaacattaatttttttgaaagattcaaaAACATCGGActttcagaaataaaattcaagaaagtgGAATATcagtttattcattttgaaaaatgaaattaaaaaaaaattcatttggcAGCTGCTTTTTCTTTGGCTTCATAATCACGAATGATTTTTAGGGTTTCGGTGGGGGGTGGCGTCAATTTCTCATTCTTGATGATCGGGAAGAAGTCCAAGTTCAAGATCTAAAAATGAAATGCAAGAAATCAGAAGAAAGAACAGAACAGGGGCAGAGCACAATACTTTTCTcatcaaaaattcatataaaaaaaacatcGCCAACTATGTTTGACCCAACCCTGTATACACGGtgtttttatctttttttttaatttttagaatttgaaaTGCAAGGATATGTGAATCTTAGAAAATTTGTTAGTtctttttctataattttaGGTTCTTGAGTGGTTTTTCAGGAATTTCAACGAGTAAAGGACGAAGTAGAGTGACTTAATTAAACACTGTGACAATACGTTCAAAAAGAGccaaaaaatggaaaatgaggCACGGAACTTTAaaatacaattgactgaactgaactgacacttcgtcaaaattaaaattattgggcctgatagtatttgattgtatatagaacaaatttattcaactgaagaataccaCAGGGATTCAATAAAATGGGCCtcacattttgaaataaatcccaaaaatcagatacgaagaatgtaaacaaagagccgccatatttaggcttagaaaccggcagccaatcaaaaacgaaacCACTCGTGTCGCCACTGTATTTATGTAGAACGAAGAAGCATTGAGTGACATCCATTGTCAGAATATTTGATTTTCCCAAGAcattaaatgagaaaaatcaGATAACattaaaaattgataaaagctttttcttcaaatttttaaaatttgtgttcataaaaatattctttccaCTACTGAGGTTATATGACGGTTAgcaatttttgagcgctcgttcaccgATTATATCAATTATAAGACGATAAGGTTAGACTTCCTAATGACGAATCCgttctcaaattcgattctgtacGGCCGTCTgaccgtaaacacgataactctgaTTCGAAGAAACCTAGATACTTCAGGTTAGATTCGGATTACGAAGCCGAGGTCAAGTTCATCATAGTCATGATCCGAAAATTGTTTGTTTTGCCTCgagatgaaaattcaaattttgatgtacatagaatgacaatttcaagcctcttgcaaaatttcatgttgtcaTATGTCCGATTTCAATTATCTATTTAAGGAAATAAGAGACTACAAAAGTTAAATTCATAATCAtaattgatatgatttattgaaacaaagaaacaaGCGTAAATACACTTGTCGGTTCATTTTCATTGTCAGTAGCTATTCTTATTGGATTAAGCATAGTCCATGAGAGAATATGCTATCGGCATAGTCTTCCATGCTGTAAGTGTACCTACATTGTGCAACTTATGAACTTAATACCAAGTGCTATAAATTTATTGAAGCAGAACACATTAGAACACCTACTGAAAATGAACTGTCAAGTGTATTGTTAGTTTCTCAGTAtacatgaatgaaatttttgaagccatttatttcctcaaacaattgaaatcggaCATATGTTCCCATAATGTTTTGATATTGCAATTACATGACCTTCCATATGCCAATGTTTGTCGGTGAGCtaatgaatcatcctgtatacaaTTTGTGGGTGCAATTGGTAAATGAATAAAAGacagttttttatttttgaacgtAAAATATCGAATTAGAATTTCATCTTTCAATTTCAGGACAACTGTCTACTCACCTGGGGCAATATGTGCATAATGGACACTCTATACATCGGTATGTTCGAGATCGGGTTGCCGTGAAACGTCACCGTCTTCAGGTTCTTCAGCTTCCGTAGCTTCATCAGCTCAGTCAACTTAGAGATACAGTTGCCATGAAAATAGAGAATCTTCAAATGGGGGTAGTTTAAGATGCAATCGTCTATGTCCTTAATGTAGTTGAAAGAGAAATCGATCCAACTGAGCTGAGACGGTACTTCAAGGATGGAATCCACGATCTGCTCCAGGTTCTTTATGCTTTTCAGCTTGTTGTTGTTCAGCCAGATGGACCTGGTGAGGAGCTTCTTCTTGGCCACACCTCTCTCTGGTACGCTGCCCGTCCTTATCGAGCGGGCCGCTTCGACGCCCATGGCTAGAGAATTAGAAtcgaaattttaattcaaattgtacgaaaaaaaacaagaattgatCATTTAAGAGCTAAGAAAATAGATAGAAGGAACAGAAAGTAAACATTtatgctcgatcccgaatacaagagagatagaagtttagtgtcgccaatcacaatcgagctagttGATTGTGTGTGCtagccataggcgtggagaatcctgaattgattgttgaatgctttatcgggaatacttttttcataacttcacaatagctgaatcattaaactgagaaaaccATTGACCtttttgaaacacgaaagaatttcTATGAATAAATCATATTATCAACTATTTTTGACCATCAATtggtaatttcgaaattaatcaaattatgttacgctactgctatagtgtctcGTCAGACAAGgggtgacgaatgttggcatcaaagcaaatgcatcagttacatggcgatttccattcctcttattaatgttctaagtttAAAAGCCTTTACCTAATGGGATTGCTTTATTGTTTCTGATACTACCCAAGGTAAAAAGAGATTTGTAGTGAAATAAAGTGAAAATTTATGGTTTCCGAATTTAGAATTTACCTTCGATAGCATTAACTTTTTTAATTCTTgcagatttcaatgaaattcgtTCCATGGATATCAATATCTCGGTTTCTACACATTTCTATTTTAGTGTTAGAATTCAAGATGGGTCACATGTGGTTCTGCAGAAATTTCAGCACTTGCAGATGTATGGGGGGTTTTGCGCAAGCACAAAAGAATTTCTCTTAAAATCAgtgttttttttgaaattttgtatgaagaTTCGGGTTTCATTATAAGGGCCTAAGATATCTATAAATTGCTCATACACTCTTCAAAAAGTTCAAGATAAAACTGACGACTTGTCTCACAGGAACTTTGATCATTTCCAAAACTTTGTTGATTTCTACATCGTTTCCTATGGCATTGACATCAAAATTAGCTACAGGGAAATTTTTCATGTCGTTTCCATGAAAATACGACGATTTTTAATGCTTGTCATTACCAAGGAAAGAGAAGGGAAGTATTTCCAATTTCGAgttcgattcgtccaaattaataataataataataaatgtttatTCAGTGAAAACATACGTttcaacaagaaaaatatatgaataaaaatatattaagcTACTGTGGCTTCTTCTGGTTGAtttcatatttcagaaaaaaaagtaGTATTGTAAAATTAACCTGAAGGAGCCAGTGGTCGTGAAAAACGTTGTTtctaacattaaaatatttccggaaattatgttgttttattttatttgataatgaattttcattggaGAGGATCGAATTCATTAAACAATCATATATTATTTCCAAATCCCCGTTCGTTAAAAGCTCCATCATTTGTAATGACTCTTTGATAGCCCGAGAGAGAGCGTCGTGGGCTGCGAATCTTTCGAAAGAACGGCATCGCTAAGGACATTGTGCTCCGCTATGTAGGTCgtaggtgtatatggcagggaccaCTGAGTTGCCATACTGCTGATTCCATCAGAGCCGATCACCGCAATCCCCGAGAGAAgaataacacaaaaattaaCTGAGAATGACTGGCATCATATCATTAGCGAATGCTGTAACAATTTATAATACGCAATACATTTGGCAATATCATTTATATAAGTTAGATATTCAAAACTATTGAGTGTAACCTTTTGCTTCATCCTACTCAGATATGATATGCTACACCAGAAATTCCTGtggatttcaaatttttcgctGACAACTTCCTGTCAATTGTCTCGAAAGCTTTTTTGAAAACCGAGAAAGCAGCTAGTACAGCCTCATTGCTATCAATTTTCTTTGAACATCCATCGCAAATATTTACTGAAGAACTTTTACATGAATGATGCTCACGAAAACTAACTGACCATTCACAGGAATATTATTTTCAGATAAATAAATGAGTATTTGATCTCTTACAGCTTGTTTCAAAACTTTTCTCATACCAGTTGGAAGTGTGTGTACCTATTCTCCTAAATTCCCCAGAATTTTTGTATTAGCTACTTTTTCAATTTGTGTAACAGTAATGTAATTCTCTTGAACAAAATCTATTCAATGAAGTATTTCTAGACTTCTTAGTGCGTACACAGGAATTTCATCGTTCATAAAAAACAGTGGAGCATTAAATCAAACCCATTGACAGAGTTTTTTCTGTAATCAAGTTGGCACAACTGTTTAAACATCAACTTTCATTCAGTTTGTGTACTgtgtttcatttcattaatttatatcaattttattttacGATGTTTTCAACGCATACAAGTATCAAACAGAGAATCTGTCTTTAATTATCCAGGATACAAAAGGAATTTTGTTGGATGAAAAATACTTGgtgatttgt carries:
- the LOC123674943 gene encoding leucine-rich repeat-containing protein 51-like isoform X2, whose protein sequence is MESHESESLANLHVNDRKILLSSLPADYSFQHLKILKAMGVEAARSIRTGSVPERGVAKKKLLTRSIWLNNNKLKSIKNLEQIVDSILEVPSQLSWIDFSFNYIKDIDDCILNYPHLKILYFHGNCISKLTELMKLRKLKNLKTVTFHGNPISNIPMYRVSIMHILPQILNLDFFPIIKNEKLTPPPTETLKIIRDYEAKEKAAAK
- the LOC123674943 gene encoding leucine-rich repeat-containing protein 51-like isoform X1; the encoded protein is MVLESKPKPPTVDFRINETTTMEAGMPADYSFKKLTEPKAMGVEAARSIRTGSVPERGVAKKKLLTRSIWLNNNKLKSIKNLEQIVDSILEVPSQLSWIDFSFNYIKDIDDCILNYPHLKILYFHGNCISKLTELMKLRKLKNLKTVTFHGNPISNIPMYRVSIMHILPQILNLDFFPIIKNEKLTPPPTETLKIIRDYEAKEKAAAK